A part of Jaculus jaculus isolate mJacJac1 chromosome 17, mJacJac1.mat.Y.cur, whole genome shotgun sequence genomic DNA contains:
- the Cck gene encoding cholecystokinin, whose amino-acid sequence MNGGVCVCSLLAVLAAVALSQPQSGTPAGPSGSAVPRAEEAPRRQLRAAPRTDAEPRVRLGALLARYIQQARKVPSGRVSIMKNLQSLDPSHRISDRDYMGWMDFGRRSAEEYE is encoded by the exons ATGAACGGCGGTGTGTGCGTGTGCTCGCTGTTGGCGGTGCTCGCGGCGGTCGCCCTGTCGCAGCCCCAGTCCGGGACCCCGGCAGGTCCCTCGGGCTCCGCGGTGCCCCGGGCGGAAGAGGCGCCGCGAAGGCAGCTGAGAGCCGCGCCCAGGACGGACGCGGAGCCCCGGGTGCGCCTGGGCGCGCTGCTGGCCCGGTACATCCAGCAGGCCCGGAAAG tTCCTTCTGGTCGCGTGTCCATCATGAAGAACCTGCAGAGCCTGGACCCCAGCCACAGGATAAGTGACCGCGACTACATGGGCTGGATGGACTTCGGCCGGCGCAGTGCTGAGGAGTATGAGTAG